A DNA window from Vanessa cardui chromosome 16, ilVanCard2.1, whole genome shotgun sequence contains the following coding sequences:
- the LOC124536151 gene encoding ATP synthase subunit d, mitochondrial, translating into MSKRIAQSSVNWAALAERVPAEQKASLAAFKVKSDGYLRRVLANPAELPKINWALYKQTIPIPGMVDTFQKQYEALKIPYPADTMTAKVEAQWVDVKKAIDAFVQTSNANIASFEKQIQETKAILPYEQMTMEDFKDAHPDIALDPLNKPTFWPHDAEEQLDYVNPEKQAHSGH; encoded by the exons ATGTCGAAAAGGATCGCTCAGAGCTCTGTAAACTGGGCCGCCCTGGCCGAAAGGGTCCCAGCGGAACAGAAGGCCAGCCTTGCTGCTTTCAAAGTCAAGTCCGATGGCTATCTACGAAG GGTGTTGGCTAACCCTGCTGAGTTACCTAAGATCAACTGGGCACTTTACAAGCAGACTATCCCCATTCCTGGAATGGTTGACACTTTCCAAAAGCAATACGAAGCCCTCAAGATCCCATACCCGGCAGACACCATGACCGCCAAAGTTGAAGCTCAATGGGTGGATGTAAAGAAAGCAATTGATGCATTTGTCCAGACATCGAATGCAAACATTGCGTC GTTCGAAAAGCAGATCCAAGAGACCAAGGCGATCTTACCTTATGAACAGATGACCATGGAAGACTTCAAAGACGCCCACCCCGATATTGCCCTCGATCCTCTCAACAAGCCTACATTCTGGCCTCATGATGCTGAAGAGCAGCTGGACTACGTTAACCCAGAAAAACAAGCTCATTCCGGTCACTAG